The proteins below come from a single Methanothrix thermoacetophila PT genomic window:
- a CDS encoding DUF473 domain-containing protein, whose translation MICVALTGISRNVIKDLVNNRVRTVEIRSPLNFFSLRGVNPGDRIFVTEASLKDIVNGTPGVIARVNEIQIMTHRMIQSNDFFYEEIESQAARAQLQFLGIGRVRRINTIEPYEPFVIEVDEMPRYIAR comes from the coding sequence ATGATCTGTGTAGCGCTAACCGGAATCTCCAGGAACGTCATAAAGGACCTGGTTAACAATCGCGTCCGAACGGTAGAGATCAGATCGCCGCTGAACTTCTTCTCACTGAGAGGCGTGAACCCGGGAGACAGGATCTTCGTGACAGAGGCCAGTCTGAAGGATATCGTAAACGGCACGCCCGGGGTGATAGCAAGGGTCAACGAGATCCAGATAATGACGCACAGGATGATCCAGTCGAATGACTTCTTCTACGAGGAGATCGAGTCGCAGGCAGCGAGAGCCCAGCTCCAGTTCCTCGGCATCGGAAGGGTCAGGAGGATAAACACTATAGAGCCATACGAGCCGTTCGTCATAGAGGTTGACGAGATGCCGAGATATATAGCGAGATGA
- a CDS encoding proteasome assembly chaperone family protein, with protein MYHDPVQVILEREPRCRNPLLVEGFPGIGLVGNIASQYLIHELKMNYLGAMTSRYFPPLAVLLGGVVNMPVRIYERDDLDLILLTSDIPIHPLASYDMSREIVRWAASIKTREIVCLAGITLMTDQRRVFGAVSHAELLEKLRGVTEIFELGTIAGISGSIMNECRLKGIPAVCLLGETMSDEPDPRSAAATIDALNRIYGLNVSTAKLLERAAEIEMQMQQLAAQVKTSAEEATAKEFPMYG; from the coding sequence ATGTATCATGATCCTGTGCAGGTTATCTTGGAGAGGGAACCGCGCTGCAGGAACCCGCTTCTCGTAGAGGGATTTCCGGGGATAGGTCTGGTTGGCAACATAGCTAGCCAGTACCTAATCCATGAGCTAAAAATGAACTATCTCGGAGCAATGACCTCCAGATACTTCCCACCTCTCGCGGTGCTGCTTGGAGGCGTTGTGAACATGCCTGTTCGGATTTATGAGCGGGATGATCTGGATCTGATACTGCTCACATCAGACATACCGATACATCCCCTCGCCTCATATGATATGAGCAGGGAGATTGTGAGATGGGCAGCCTCTATAAAGACAAGAGAGATCGTGTGTCTCGCTGGGATAACGCTGATGACGGATCAGAGGCGCGTCTTCGGTGCGGTCTCACATGCCGAGCTGCTCGAGAAGCTCAGGGGAGTAACGGAAATATTCGAGCTCGGGACTATAGCAGGTATCTCTGGATCAATAATGAACGAGTGCAGGCTGAAGGGAATACCTGCGGTTTGCTTGCTTGGAGAGACGATGAGCGATGAACCCGACCCGAGGTCTGCTGCGGCAACCATAGATGCGTTAAACAGGATATACGGGCTGAATGTCAGCACAGCAAAGCTTCTTGAAAGAGCTGCGGAGATTGAGATGCAGATGCAGCAGCTTGCAGCACAGGTTAAGACCAGTGCCGAAGAGGCCACAGCAAAGGAGTTCCCGATGTATGGGTGA